Proteins encoded within one genomic window of Fragaria vesca subsp. vesca linkage group LG1, FraVesHawaii_1.0, whole genome shotgun sequence:
- the LOC101314207 gene encoding histone H3.3-like, with product MARTKQTARKSTGGKAPRKQLATKAARKSAPTTGGVKKPHRYRPGTVALREIRKYQKSTELLIRKLPFQRLVREIAQDFKTDLRFQSHAVLALQEAAEAYLVGLFEDTNLCAIHAKRVTIMPKDIQLARRIRGERA from the coding sequence ATGGCCCGTACGAAGCAGACTGCCCGGAAATCGACCGGAGGCAAGGCTCCGAGGAAGCAACTGGCGACGAAGGCTGCCCGGAAGTCGGCTCCGACGACCGGAGGAGTGAAGAAGCCGCACAGGTACCGGCCAGGAACGGTGGCTTTGCGTGAGATCCGAAAGTACCAGAAGAGCACGGAGCTGCTGATAAGGAAGCTTCCGTTCCAGAGGCTTGTTCGAGAAATAGCGCAGGACTTCAAGACGGACCTGCGTTTCCAGAGCCACGCCGTGTTGGCGCTGCAGGAGGCGGCGGAGGCCTATCTTGTTGGTCTCTTTGAGGATACAAATCTCTGCGCCATTCATGCCAAGCGAGTCACCATTATGCCCAAGGATATCCAACTCGCCAGGAGAATCAGGGGTGAGAGGGCTTAA